Below is a window of Klebsiella sp. RHBSTW-00484 DNA.
GGACGTGACCTGGATGAAGCGGGGAAACATCTGCTGGAAGAGGATTTACGCTCTCCGTGTACCGAAGAGATTGCTGTGTTCCAGGCCTTCTCACGGGTGATCCGTGAAGCGGGTAAACGGTTTGTCGTCATGGATACGGCACCGACAGGACATACATTGTTGCTGCTTGATGCTACCGGGGCATACCACCGGGAGATAGCAAAGAAAATGGGAGATAAAGGCCATTTCTCTACGCCAATGATGCAGCTTCAGGATCCGGAAAGAACAAAAGTATTACTGGTCACTCTGCCGGAAACGACCCCCGTTCTTGAGGCTGCAAATTTACAAGCCGATCTTGAACGTGCCGGGATTCATCCATGGGGCTGGATTATCAATAACAGTCTTTCCATCGCTGAAACCCGTTCACCGCTGCTTCGTCAGCGCGCGCAGCAGGAACTGCCTCAAATCGAGGCTGTAAAGAACCAGCATGCTACCCGTGTTGCACTGGTTCCTGTTCTTGCGGCAGAGCCAACCGGTATAGACAAACTCAAACAGCTCGCAGGTTAATTTTTACTATATACAGGGCAGTCATGCTGCCCTGTCAGGAGGTTTTATGTTACTGGCAGGAGCAATTTTCATCCTGACCATCGTGTTGGTTATCTGGCAGCCGAAGGGGTTAGGGATTGGCTGGAGCGCCATATTTGGCGCAATACTGGCACTCATATCTGGGGTAGTACACATTACCGACATTCTGGTGGTATGGAATATCGTCTGGAACGCCACAGCAACCTTTATTGCCGTGATTATCATCAGTTTGCTGCTGGATGAGTCTGGCTTTTTTGAATGGGCAGCATTGCATGTTTCCCGCTGGGGAAATGGCCGGGGTCGCCTGCTGTTTACTTATATCGTTCTGCTCGGTGCTGCGGTAGCAGCGCTATTTGCCAATGATGGTGCAGCTCTCATCCTGACGCCGATCGTGATTGCCATGTTGCTGGCTCTGGGATTCAGTAAAAGCACCACGCTGGCATTTGTAATGGCTGCAGGGTTTATTGCCGATACCGCCAGCCTGCCGCTGATTGTGTCGAACCTGGTCAATATTGTTTCTGCTGACTTCTTCCATCTGGGCTTCACGGAATATGCTTCCGTGATGGTGCCTGTGGATATTGCCGCCATTATTGCCACGCTGGTGATGCTGCATCTGTTTTTCCGCAAAGATATCCCCCCGACCTATGATCTGAACCGACTGAAAGAACCTGCTCTTGCTATCAAAGATCCGGCGACGTTCAGAACGGGCTGGATTGTATTAATCCTTCTGCTGGCAGGTTTTTTTGTGCTTGAGCCGCTGGGTATTCCTGTCAGCGCTATTGCAGCTGTGGGTGCTGCTATCCTCTTTGTCGTGGCTAAAAGAGGTCATGCCATTAACACCGGTAAAGTCCTGCGTGGTGCACCGTGGCAGATTGTGATTTTCTCACTGGGAATGTATCTGGTTGTGTATGGGTTGCGTAATGCCGGGCTGACAGAATACCTCTCTGACGTGTTGAATTTACTTGCAGACAAAGGGCTTTTGGCGGCCACATTTGGCACGGGATTCCTGACAGCATTCCTGTCATCCATCATGAACAACATGCCTACTGTATTGATTGGCGCATTGTCGATCGATGGCAGCACCGCATCGGGTGTCATCAAAGAAGCAATGATTTATGCCAATGTCATCGGTTGCGATCTGGGACCTAAAATTACGCCTATTGGTAGCCTGGCAACGCTACTCTGGCTGCATGTACTTTCACAGAAGAAGATGACAATCACCTGGGGATACTATTTTCGCACCGGGATTATCATGACTCTGCCTGTGCTGTTTGTAACGCTGGCCGCGCTGGCGCTACGTCTCTCTTTCACTTTGTAATGAGATACTGATATGAGCAACATTACCATTTATCACAACCCAGCCTGCGGCACCTCTCGCAACACGCTTGAGATGATCCGCAACAGCGGTACAGAGCCGACCGTTATTCATTATCTTGAGACACCACCATCACGCGATGAACTGGTTAAACTTATTGCGGA
It encodes the following:
- a CDS encoding arsenic transporter, encoding MLLAGAIFILTIVLVIWQPKGLGIGWSAIFGAILALISGVVHITDILVVWNIVWNATATFIAVIIISLLLDESGFFEWAALHVSRWGNGRGRLLFTYIVLLGAAVAALFANDGAALILTPIVIAMLLALGFSKSTTLAFVMAAGFIADTASLPLIVSNLVNIVSADFFHLGFTEYASVMVPVDIAAIIATLVMLHLFFRKDIPPTYDLNRLKEPALAIKDPATFRTGWIVLILLLAGFFVLEPLGIPVSAIAAVGAAILFVVAKRGHAINTGKVLRGAPWQIVIFSLGMYLVVYGLRNAGLTEYLSDVLNLLADKGLLAATFGTGFLTAFLSSIMNNMPTVLIGALSIDGSTASGVIKEAMIYANVIGCDLGPKITPIGSLATLLWLHVLSQKKMTITWGYYFRTGIIMTLPVLFVTLAALALRLSFTL